A genomic region of Coregonus clupeaformis isolate EN_2021a unplaced genomic scaffold, ASM2061545v1 scaf0010, whole genome shotgun sequence contains the following coding sequences:
- the LOC121550985 gene encoding erythropoietin receptor-like, translating into MTNDNLNKLLVFCVLFYAQKASIVHGAQALETKVALLLHVEPENPKCFAEGMWDLTCFWEEDEKRAGSADQYSFIYTYQNENSCECAVTALPAAGGKRLYFCRLSQTQLFVPLDIRVFQDGLLIHNRSLFVELVFLLDPPANLTVTSTGKQGQLKASWLPPSLKYMSDSMMYEVSYAMAGSHIGKVEEVQASSELILRGLQSGTKYNVRIRVKLDGISYSGYWSAWTDPVLMETMPGDLDPLIVSLSLIIALVLTLLSLIVLMSHCRFLLKNIWPIIPTPESKFQGLFTVYGGDFQEWLGHSTGGLWLRPAYFYSEEFPAPLEVLSEVSLGPALPPKASEALGEKGEEEEDEDKKLKRVDSALMEGWRETPQEHWLMDQLRAFHQHPAPRSQSSLLESHDAYVTLNAQNHSGEEPLDDILEETLPLQVLFASGRASSESRSDLGSLQQSSGSGRLSSQSSFEYPNHTWPPKGPGYTYMAVADSGVSMDYSPMSSSKIDDIGKGVIYTNEYKNEIPAHRRPIGTPVHFAF; encoded by the exons atgacaaatgATAACCTGAATAAGCTGTTGGTATTTTGTGTATTATTTTACGCTCAGAAGGCGTCCATCGTGCATGGTGCACAAGCTTTGGAAACTAAAG TGGCTCTGCTCCTCCATGTTGAGCCAGAGAATCCAAAGTGCTTTGCTGAGGGGATGTGGGACCTCACCTGCTTCTGGGAGGAGGATGAGAAAAGGGCTGGCTCTGCTGATCAGTACTCATTCATATACACATACCA GAATGAGAACAGCTGTGAGTGTGCCGTAACTGCCCTACCAGCAGCAGGCGGCAAGAGACTGTATTTTTGCAGGTTGTCCCAGACTCAATTATTTGTGCCCCTTGACATTCGGGTGTTTCAGGATGGCCTGCTGATCCACAACCGCAGTCTCTTCGTTGAACTTGTCT tcctGTTAGACCCGCCTGCCAATCTGACAGTGACGAGTACAGGGAAGCAGGGGCAGCTGAAGGCCAGCTGGCTGCCTCCCTCTCTCAAGTACATGAGCGACAGCATGATGTACGAGGTCAGCTACGCCATGGCAGGGAGCCACATTGGAAAG GTGGAGGAGGTGCAAGCCAGCTCTGAGCTCATCTTGCGTGGTCTGCAGTCAGGGACCAAGTACAATGTGCGCATTCGTGTCAAACTGGACGGCATCAGCTACAGCGGCTACTGGAGCGCCTGGACTGACCCGGTACTGATGGAAACAATGCCTGGTG ACTTGGACCCTCTCATCGTGTCCCTGAGTCTCATCATCGCTCTCGTCCTCACCCTGCTGTCTCTCATTGTGCTCATGTCCCATTGCAG GTTCCTGTTGAAGAACATCTGGCCAATCATTCCCACCCCTGAAAGCAAGTTCCAAGGCCTCTTTACGGTTTATGGCGGTGACTTTCAG GAGTGGTTGGGCCACAGCACTGGAGGCTTATGGTTGAGGCCAGCCTACTTCTACTCCGAGGAATTCCCGGCTCCACTAGAGGTCCTCTCAGAGGTTAGCCTTGGTCCCGCTTTGCCGCCCAAGGCCTCAGAGGCACTTGGTgaaaaaggagaggaggaggaggatgaagacaaGAAGCTAAAGAGGGTGGACTCTGCAttgatggaggggtggagagaaacCCCCCAGGAGCACTGGCTGATGGACCAGCTCCGGGCTTTTCATCAGCACCCTGCACCCCGGTCCCAGTCGTCTCTACTGGAGTCCCACGATGCCTACGTCACCCTCAACGCTCAGAACCACAGTGGGGAGGAGCCTCTTGATGACATATTGGAGGAAACCTTGCCCCTGCAGGTTCTCTTTGCCTCTGGAAGGGCATCCTCTGAATCTCGCTCAGACTTAGGCTCCCTCCAACAGAGCTCAGGGTCGGGCCGCCTCTCGTCACAGTCCAGTTTTGAGTACCCAAACCACACCTGGCCGCCCAAGGGCCCCGGGTACACCTACATGGCAGTGGCCGACTCGGGTGTCTCCATGGATTACAGTCCGATGAGCTCGAGTAAGATCGATGACATTGGGAAGGGAGTTATCTATACCAATGAGTACAAGAACGAGATCCCTGCACACAGAAGACCCATAGGTACGCCCGTCCACTTTGCATTCTGA
- the LOC121550983 gene encoding ATPase SWSAP1-like — MADILTLVFKTFIQHSGKTKDLKIIAPSKCSTLVVGDCSINRSLLLLAAVTAAAELGLKVSFFTQVQIQSLPGSLQESMSNLSPETLKKIKFAYPRSLEDLLQDVASLHESASGSAAPPSLIIVDGLEGYLRGPGVSGGLQQAEQSSAAHISALLYDTAAFLTQTLEERAASLAPCRVIASFQSEWEGHAGGDPSAPDPVLSVLDRYFQVRCTLDRDWNSAPAVAGPQNTWHVYLSGAGITEASLAKDEEDSSLAREWRLVIRPNRSMEFTMV, encoded by the exons ATGGCCGATATTTTGACGCTCGTCTTTAAGACATTTATCCAACACTCTGGAAAAACAAAGGATTTGAAAATCATAGCACCATCAAAATGCAGTACATTGGTGGTCGGAGACTGTAGCATCAACCGTTCGTTGCTGCTACTTGCGGCGGTGACGGCTGCCGCTGAATTGGGGCTCAAAGTGTCATTTTTCActcaagttcaaattcagagccTTCCAGGATCGTTGCAGGAATCCATGTCCAACCTGAGCCCTGAAACTTTGAAG AAAATCAAGTTTGCATACCCCAGGTCCTTGGAAGATTTGCTTCAGGACGTGGCCTCTTTGCATGAATCAGCCTCTGGATCTGCTGCCCCTCCGTCGCTGATCATCGTGgacggactggagggctacctgcGCGGGCCTGGGGTGAGTGGTGGCCTTCAGCAGGCAGAGCAGTCCTCTGCTGCACACATCTCTGCTCTGCTGTATGACACGGCTGCATTTCTCACACAGACCTTGGAGGAGAGAGCCGCTAGCCTGGCTCCCTGTCGGGTCATAGCCTCGTTCCAGTCCGAGTGGGAAGGGCATGCTGGTGGGGACCCCTCAGCCCCAGACCCTGTCCTCTCAGTGTTAGACCGCTACTTTCAGGTTAGGTGTACCTTGGACCGAGACTGGAACTCTGCCCCTGCTGTAGCAGGACCACAGAACACGTGGCATGTTTACCTCTCTGGTGCTGGGATCACAGAAGCCTCTCTTGCTAAGGATGAGGAGGACTCAAGTCTGGCACGAGAATGGCGACTGGTCATTCGCCCCAATCGCTCAATGGAGTTTACAATGGTTTGA
- the LOC121550982 gene encoding zinc finger protein 653-like, with amino-acid sequence MADGYGGEEGPLDAKEAGDQIKSILRRCRGRPRLTDSDRAQRRLESRKKYDVRRVYLGESHKVWSELRRRTSLSDAGLAEYLILLNSTYGERYQKKYGGKTTPEVCTKLKRGKKERVSSLCSMVTWYQDHSQTCPHEPQLRALEPQPGFSTSAIWQCDADHSFVQHLSSPPRGTSDPEMETETEEEVDRDTGTEETGGIMTRRRRRETDAHRQLTDAGGDLEVAGAPVTINQVEQATALSQLPGMEAPSRDTPLTEHLSENQSVWEMEVVMEAGRQQAQESDNEGTGYNAVGEDINPEEEAEDLRRDRGDEGVGTSQDGYECVVVTASLTDRLDKTDEEDTTQKMCDTVGVDTQPNLHPVPVSMQVPGQGELFDSQTLQTVGTSCEIPDQRGTLEGSQLIIITGPSYEALASEGIQLNMGGGDVEEVTCTVIEGVAYNQMCQSGADFRTTEEDSITGLSDKELLQPSVESHGLEPTCERELQRGLSRCRRSRRGPVIEADGMLKMFHCPYEGCSQVYVAISSFQNHVNLVHRKGRTKVCPHPGCGKKFYLSNHLHRHMIIHSGVRDFICETCGKSFKRKNHLEVHRRTHTGETPLQCEICGYQCRQRASLNWHMKKHTPEAHYNFTCEHCGKRFEKLDSVKFHKLKSHPDKQAT; translated from the exons ATGGCGGATGGCTATGGAGGAGAAGAGGGTCCCCTGGACGCTAAAGAAGCCGGggatcaaataaaatcaattttgaGGCGTTGTAGAGGCCGTCCCAGGCTCACGGATTCTGACCGAGCACAAAGACGTCTCGAGTCCCGCAAGAAGTATGATGTTAGGCGAGTTTATCTTGGAGAATCTCACAAGGTTTGGAGTGAGCTTCGCCGGCGAACGAGTTTGAGTGACGCTGGACTTGCCGAGTACCTAATCCTGCTCAACTCCACGTATGGGGAGAGATACCAGAAAAAATACGGAGG GAAGACCACCCCCGAAGTATGTACAAAACTGAAAAGAG ggaagaaggagagagtgtCTAGCCTTTGTAGCATGGTGACCTGGTACCAGGATCACTCCCAGACCTGCCCACATGAACCGCAGCTCAGAGCTCTGGAACCACAACCTGGATTCTCCACCTCTGCTATCTGGCAGTGTGATGCCGACCATTCATTTGTGCAGCACCTCTCCTCGCCACCAAGAGGGACCAGCGATcctgagatggagacagagacggAGGAGGAAGTTGACAGGGACACTGGGACAGAGGAAACCGGAGGAATCAtgacaaggaggaggaggagagagacagatgcccACAGACAGCTCACTG ATGCAGGAGGGGATTTGGAAGTGGCCGGAGCTCCGGTGACTATCAATCAGGTGGAGCAGGCCACGGCACTCAGCCAGCTCCCAGGGATGGAGGCCCCATCTAGGGATACTCCACTAACGGAGCACCTCTCTGAGAACCAGTCTGTCTGGGAGATGGAGGTGGTGATGGAGGCAGGCAGACAGCAAGCCCAGGAGTCTGACAACGAGGGGACAGGTTACAATGCTGTAGGGGAGGACATCAAcccagaggaggaggcggaggacctgagaagagacagaggagatgaAGGAGTGGGTACATCACAAGATGGCTACGAGTGTGTTGTAGTGACTGCATCCCTAACTGACAGACTGGACAAAACCGATGAGGAGGACACCACACAGAAAATGTGTGACACAGTTGGTGTAGACACTCAGCCCAACCTCCATCCAGTCCCAGTCTCTATGCAGGTGCCTGGGCAGGGGGAGCTCTTTGATTCTCAGACACTACAGACTGTGGGGACCAGCTGTGAGATACCAGACCAGCGAGGAACTCTGGAGGGTTctcag CTGATCATCATCACTGGCCCCAGCTACGAGGCTTTGGCGTCCGAGGGCATCCAGCTCAACATGGGGGGcggagacgtggaggaggtcaCCTGCACTGTCATAGAGGGCGTGGCTTACAACCAAATGTGCCAGTCAGGGGCAGACTTTAGGACGACAGAGGAAGACTCCATCACAG GCCTGAGTGACAAGGAGCTGCTCCAGCCCAGTGTTGAGTCTCATGGCTTGGAGCCCACCTGTGAGAGGGAGCTACAAAGAGGCCTGAGCAG ATGTAGGAGGAGCAGACGAGGTCCTGTCATCGAGGCAGACGGAATGCTCAAGATGTTCCACTGTCCGTATGAAGGCTGTAGTCAGGTCTATGTAGCCATCAGCAGCTTTCAG AACCATGTGAATCTGGTTcacaggaaggggaggaccaaggTGTGCCCCCACCCTGGCTGCGGCAAGAAGTTCTATCTGTCAAACCACCTGCATCGCCACATGATCATCCACTCAG GAGTCCGAGACTTCATCTGTGAAACGTGTGGGAAATCGTTCAAACGGAAGAATCACTTGGAGGTTCACCGGCGCACGCACACAGGAGAGACGCCCCTTCA